The window tatggaccccgctgccacgcgagggtaggacaaaagattgtcatgaaagttcttttaataaagcacgtatgactatttacggaatacatgcctatattatatcgatgaactggagctagtgccgtatcgccctaggttataactgccacatgatgaatatcatccaacaagtcaccgatccaatgcctatgaatttatcatatattgttcttcctaagttactactattgctactgctatcgttactgctacaatatcacttctaccactgttactgttaccgttactattgctgctatcatcaaaactatcatactactgtgctactaatcactttgctgcaaataattaatccccgggtgtggttgaattggctactcaacttctaataccttggaatattctttggctctccttatgtcgaatctataaatttgggttaaatacttaccctcgaaaattgttgcgatcccctatacttgtgggttatcaaggccatCTCTCCAAGTAACGACCCCAGGGCTGAACATAATAGAGGAACATGGCTAGCCCCTAGAACACACCAtgattcaccaagccgtgtgccggctcttcctttccctctagttcatcctccgCTCTAATCCGTTGTACTTGGCGAAGCCATGCggaaatagtttcaccaccaccgtcaccacactgtcgtgctgccagaactcatctactacttcgcccctcttgctggatcgagaaggcgatgacatcactgagctgaacgtgtgctgaacacggaggtgtcgtgcgttcggtgcttgatcgaaaaCGGATCATGAagttgtacgactacatcaaccacattgataaacacttccgcttagtgatctacaagggtatgtagatgttcttcccctctcgtagctatgcatctccatggatagatcttgcgtgtgcgtagaatctttttgttttccatgcaacgttccccaacacccatggCTAGGGTTTGGTTGTCGCCGAAAAGGAAGCTcgcggaggggggagggggcagacgcAGACGGCAGTGAAAGTGGATTAGACCGCCCCCACACGCGTGGATTAAAAAAATGATGGCCTCCCGAGCTTCCACtggctgacatgtaggcccggtGTCGGTGGTCGTTATTAATATGCCGCATTCGGTCGTTGGTCGGCCGCCATGTGGGACCACGCCAGACACCAAGAGAGCGCGCGGAGCGTCCGCTtcatgtccgcgccgacgcatttcagGCCAAATTTAAGCCTAAAATGGGTCGGCGTGGACATAAAGCGGACATGTTTTGGGTTTAGGTCCGTGCGTTGGGCCGATGTTTTGGTTCACGGCCATTCAAACGGATGTGGACGGACGAAATGGGTTGCCCGGTTGAAGTTGCAAGTAACTCATTTTAAGCTGTCCTAAAAACAAACTAAAAAATATCAAAGCTTTTTTTTGAACGTTCCAAATTCATTGATCAGAAGAGGAGTAACAAGAACACCTCCAAAGGAGGAAAGCACCGCAAAAGGGCTAGtgcagaaagaaaagaaagaaaacagaaacccgccggcaccaacacaaacccaagatccGCCAGCAACCGTGCACACCATCGGAATCCATCGTCGAGGCCTCCAAGATGACGCCTCCAAGAAGGAAGTGGTATCGAGAAcaccgccgtcatccgatctagcTCCGCCagatcttaggttttcacccgGAGACCTCAGCCATGAGGCAGGAAGAGCAATGAGCTCCACGGCGGCACctccaaggaagaagacgacatcCATAGATGCCGTTACCGTCGGCACCGACGAAGTCGATGCAGGATTTTCATCCGGAGCTAAGCCTTCCGCAAATCATCCAGGATCCGAGACCAAACCAGCACCAccgggcagaacaaggccaagcacacACTACCAGACACGGGATAGTCGCCGCCGCACGCAGAACCTAGGCGAGCACACGTCAACCTGGCCGGTCCGCACCGCCGCTCGCAGGACCTGGGTGAACCCAATCGACTCCGGCCGTCCTCCAGCTCCGTGCGTAGACCTGGGCGAGACTTCGCACCGCAGCGCACCAGGAGAGACTGAAGTAGAACCATCGCTGACCGGCCCGCACCGCAGCGCGCCGAACAGAGCAAAAACCAGGCCAAAACTTAACGTGCTCGCACCGCCGCGCGCAAGGACCGGACCTCCGTGTTGGATCTGGTCTGCCCGAGCTTCCTCTAGCACCAACAGGCTGGACGGGGCCCTGCTCCAGGAGCTGGACGTGCACACGCTTGCAAGGAGGAAACCACCAGCATCCACCGGCACCACCGCTCCCGCCTCTCCGATCCAGGCGCCACCGGCCATCGAGATCTGGGCGCAGGACCGCCCAAAATCAGATCGGGCTTGGAGCCCCTCACCGCCGTGTCGCCCAAACTCCTCGCGCACCGGCGCCGCCACCCAACAGATCCGTGCAGGGGGCGCCAACCGCGCTTATCCCGTGCCCCGCGCAATGCCGAACCGCGCCGGGAGCAGCGCCAGGGCGCCACGCAGACGCATCGCCCCCGACGAGCCGCCCTCCTCGCGCCGTCGCGCCCATCGCCCCCCACCTTCCCTCGTCCATCCGCAAGCACCAGCGCGCTCACCGCAGCGCCAAATCCGTTGCGCCGGTCAGCGTCAGCTCGCAGCGCAGCCCCCACGCCTCTCCTTGGCCAGGCAGCCCCCACGCCTCTCCTTGGCCAGGCAGCCCCGCGCAACCATGGCCTCACGAGAGGGAAGTGCCCCGCCGCCGCGGACgccgcgcgggctttgcccggcggcgcctGCCGACGGTGGCGCCTGCCGACGAGGGCGAGGGGGGAGGGGgtaggggaggggtggcggcccGGGGGCTAGGGTTTCGCCCGGGTCGCCTGCGGGGGGCGACACAGGCGTCGATAAAAAAAAGTCAATAAAAAATATCAAAGCTTGAAAGAGCAaatcaaagaagaagcatcaccgtCCATCTGAGCACCACGGCTAAAACCGTAACATATCTTCTAGTTGGAGCGGAGGCACCGAGATTCCCTCCGTCAGTGGCCACCACAGCGGCAGACGAAGAAGGCTTTGTCCAATTGCCTGGCGAGTGGGGAAAGAAAGGCGTGGTCCCTATCCTGTCAACCTGACGTGTTCTTGATTCCTCACTGCTTATTCTAATGCGAGCAGCGGTGTAGCTCTAGCTAGTCAGATTCCAGCAATAATTTGGCTATGGCTCGCTTGTGGTTGCTGATTCTGCATCAAGCCATGACGAGCACATAAAGTATCCATTTTCCACAGCCACTCGCCGTTCTGCTGAATTGTTCAGGCCACCATGAGGCGAAATAGTATCTTGCTTGTGTGCTTTAGTCTACGCCCCTATGATGGTCTCAAGGAAATATTGCCCGTCCATGGTTGTTGATTTCATACACCATTGTTCCCGGGAAAAGGAAAGAACCAGCTCTGCGATTCCAAGTATTTCTTTCTTTATCCTCGCCTCGGTCTCTGAATTCATGAGATTTCTAAGCAAGTATCCTTGTTTCTGAAATTGATTCGAAATGTCCGATGACTTTTCAGGATACCGCAGGTACCAGCTTCGCTTTCGATCCAAGATATAAAAGAAAATTCAGCGAAAGCAGGAACTTTGAAGCTACCCTGGCGGAAGAATCGACTGAAAGGTTGGTCTACTCCATTTCCCCAAAGTGATTACGTCTGCTTTATGCTCTTCTCCTTTGTTAATTTGGATCCAAGTCCTGCTCCCATGATTGGAGATCACCATACATACATGGATCACACCGATAACGTTGGCTCGCAATTGATTCTTTCAGCGGCAGGGTGAAGGAAGGATCCACTGCCGGGGAAAGATGCGGCCTTACTTCGATCCTGAGTATGAGAACTTCAATCAGCGCATCAACCCTCCTCGGTTGGTCCCTAATTAAGCTTCAGAATTTGATCGATTTCGTTCATCATCCGGTTTATATGCCATCACTTGCTGGAAATTCTGCTAATATCTGCTCTTAACCCGGTAAAAACTTTGCAGGGTCTGCATCGACAACAACACATGCCGCGACTGCACCCTAGTGAAGGTAAGAACCATCTGAATTCATCCTGTTCAGAGGCAAGAAACAGTCGGGAATCGTTTCAAACTCCAAATTTGTGTACGCAATTTTATGTGCCGTATGATCAGTTAATGAGCTTCTCTGCCTTGTGATGGTTTTAGGTGGACAGTATGAACAAGAATGGCATTCTGCTGGAGGTGGTGCAGGTCCTGAGCGATCTTGACCTCACCATCATGAAAGCGTACATCACCTCGGATGGCGGATGGTTCATGGACGGTAAGACGCCCTGTGCTATGCAATAGTATTCATTTCCATAGAGCATCATTACTCCAACTTAAAATGTTACACAGCCTTGCCATTTGAGCTGTATATTGCGACTAAACGATGCAGTGTTCCATGTGCTGGATAAGCAAGGGCAGAAGGTGACCGATGACAAGACCATTCAGCACATCGAGAAGGTTTGCAAATTCCAATCACCATCCGTTTAAACTCTTAAAATTTTGAGACATTCGATTGATTTCGGAATCTGTTAATTAGTTTTCCAAGAAGAAGCTGAGATTATTACTCTGAAACTGAGTGGGAGCTGAATAGCTGAATTATTATTGTTTGTTGACAGGCCTTAGGTCCGGGCAGCAACATACCGGGCGCGACGAAGGGCAGCAATTCGCCTGGGAGATCAGTCGGGATGCACTCGATCGGCGACCACACCGCCATCGAGCTCAAGGGCCCCGACAGAACCGGCCTTCTCTCCGAGATCTTTGCCGTCCTGGCGGAGCTCCAGTGCAACGTGATGGCTGCCGAGGTGTGGACGCACAGGACGAGGGTGGCCTGTGTGGTGTACGTCAACGACGTGTCCTCGGGGCAGGCCATCGAGGACGCGTGCCGTCTGGCCGGGATCGAGGAGCGGCTGCGGCACGTGCTCCGCGGGCACGGCGGCGGagacgatgacgacggcgacggccgGGGAGCGCACACCAACTTCTCCGCCGGCTCCACCCACGTGGACCGCCGGCTGCACCAGCTGATGCACGCGGACATGGACCTGGGCGGCGACGGTACGCCGCAGGGCCGTCCCGCGGACGACGACGGCACGGCGGTGACCGTGGAGCACTGCGAGGAGAAGGATTACTCGGTGGTGAACGTGAGGTGCAGGGACCGGCCCAAGCTGCTGTTCGACATCGTCTGCACGCTGACGGACATGCAGTACGTCGTCTTCCACGCCGCTGTCACGTCCGAAGGCATCTACGGCGTCCAGGAGCTGTACATTCGTCGCAAGGACGGGCGCACGCTGCTGAAGGACGAGGCAGAGAAGGTGACCAAGTGCCTCGAAGCGGCGATCTCCAGAAGAGTGTCCGAGGTGGGTGGTGCAGCAACAGAATTCGGTTCAGTTCTCTGGTCGACGGCGTGCTGTTTCTGACTAACGCCGGCGCGGGGTACATTGCAGGGATTCACGCTTGAGCTCTGCGGGAGGGACAGGGTGGGGCTGCTGTCGGACGTGACGAGGGTGCTCCGGGAGCACGGCCTGACGGTGACGAGGGCCGACGTGACGACGGTGGGGGAGCAGGCCGTGAACGTCTTCTACGTGCGTGACGCGTCGGGGCAGCCGGTGGACATGAAGGCCATCGAGGGCCTTCGGGGACAGGTCGGCCAGACCGTCATGCTCAACGTCAAGAAGGTGCCCGCTGACAAGGCGCCGGAGCGGACTGGTGGCAGCATGGCCAAGACCAGCTTCTTCTCCTTCGGCGGCCTCTTCGCCAAACTCGGAGCATAATCTCCGTCGTGCAAATTGTTGTAAAATGGCCCCAACTAGAGTAGTCAGTATGGAAGCTCTTGGTGTACCTTTTTCCAACAACTTTCCCCATTTTCCTCGATTTTTTCGAGCACCCGATGATCTTTCGAAGAGAAAGATAAAGGAATCTTCGTCCAAGAGGGAGAAAAGAGGTGCGATGATGATGCCTATATTTTTCTCAACCTCGCGTATTTTTGTTGATCAAATCGGGGCTTCAAGCTGTACCTACATAGTACACCATGAGTTGTTTCCAGCTCACGAAGAAAATATGCCGGAacctgacatcaatttcttctaaattCTGGTGGGCTGCAACGCGTGGTGAACGCAAGGTACATTGGATTTCATGGCAGAAAATGTGTGCTTCGAAGAGGGATGGAGGAATGGGTTTCCGTGATCCGGAGGCCTTCAATCAAGCGTTGCTAGCAAAGCAAGCATGGAGAATCCTTCAGCAACCTAACTCCCTGTGTGCCCGTGTGCTCAAGGCACGTTACTTCAGCGCAGACTCGATAACGACAGCTACAGCACCGGCGTCGGCCCAGCGTTTTGATTTTCGGTTTGTGATTTTTctcgccctaggccgagatggccgaatttcggTCGTTTTTAAAAATTTCGgtcaaaatttgaccaaattttgacTGAAATTTGATTAAAATTTGACCAAAATTTCTCAAATTTGACCAATTTCGGCGGAAAATAGAtttcgccctaggccgagatggccgaaattcggccgaaatccATTTTTTACGGCCGAATTTCAAAACCCTGCGTTGGCCTCGTACATTTTTAGAAGCATTCTTTGGGGAAGGGACCTGCTTCGGGAGGGCCTCGTTTGGCGGATTGGTAATGGATGCGATGTGAATATCCATCACGATAATTGGATTCCACAAGCAGGTAGTATGAAACCTCTTGGACAAATTTGTGTTACAGGTATAACCAAGGTAGCTCACCTGATAACAATTGATGGGAGCAGCTGGGATATGGATAAAGTAAATATGATGTTCTCTGAGGATGACGCAAAGGATATCCAGCAAATAGCGATTGGAGGCCCGAGCTGCGAGGACTATCTTGCTTGGAACTTCACGCATGATGGCGTTTTCTCTGtaaaatttggatatcatttgtggaaAGCACTGGATAATGCGAGGAACGGACAGCCGGAAGCCTCGAGTTCAGTTGCTAAGCATAGAGGATACATGGCATTATGGGCCACCAAAGGCCAAAATTCACGTGTGGAGGCTGATTCGAAATGGACTAGCGGTGGGGGCTGAGCTGCACCGGCGGAGAATCAAACCAGGGATTTTTTTTTGTGTGGCGTGCAGACGGGAAGAAA is drawn from Triticum dicoccoides isolate Atlit2015 ecotype Zavitan chromosome 6B, WEW_v2.0, whole genome shotgun sequence and contains these coding sequences:
- the LOC119323227 gene encoding ACT domain-containing protein ACR3-like, with the translated sequence MRPYFDPEYENFNQRINPPRVCIDNNTCRDCTLVKVDSMNKNGILLEVVQVLSDLDLTIMKAYITSDGGWFMDVFHVLDKQGQKVTDDKTIQHIEKALGPGSNIPGATKGSNSPGRSVGMHSIGDHTAIELKGPDRTGLLSEIFAVLAELQCNVMAAEVWTHRTRVACVVYVNDVSSGQAIEDACRLAGIEERLRHVLRGHGGGDDDDGDGRGAHTNFSAGSTHVDRRLHQLMHADMDLGGDGTPQGRPADDDGTAVTVEHCEEKDYSVVNVRCRDRPKLLFDIVCTLTDMQYVVFHAAVTSEGIYGVQELYIRRKDGRTLLKDEAEKVTKCLEAAISRRVSEGFTLELCGRDRVGLLSDVTRVLREHGLTVTRADVTTVGEQAVNVFYVRDASGQPVDMKAIEGLRGQVGQTVMLNVKKVPADKAPERTGGSMAKTSFFSFGGLFAKLGA